A stretch of the Notolabrus celidotus isolate fNotCel1 chromosome 3, fNotCel1.pri, whole genome shotgun sequence genome encodes the following:
- the ubl7b gene encoding ubiquitin-like protein 7b, with the protein MIEMSSSDWQLSLKLVDQPKSIFHFPEMMPGDVAPGGYRVATLKQLVAAQLSDSIPDPDLIELVHCGRKLKDDLTLDACGIQPGSTLHILKKTWPEPENNSEPVNRATAAREFRVFHAALHSLNSTYRDSVYKMLTNKESLDQIIVATPGLRSDPVALGVLQDKDLFVQFTDPSMLDILISSHPALVNAIILVLHSVAGSMPAQSNAGSSRNVSASSYSDMPGGFMFEGMSDDEEDFQTGSPAGPSSRAGGSGGMRPVSLGHSGATGPRPITQSELATALALASTPDSSAVTPTTSSQADPSSSVAPMPAGTPVSNDLFSQALQQALQASNMSALQGRWQSQMQQLRDMGIQDEELMLRALQATEGDIQAALELIFAGGPGL; encoded by the exons ATG ATAGAGATGTCCTCTTCAGACTGGCAGCTGTCATTGAAGCTGGTGGATCAGCCAAAATCCATCTTCCACTTCCCAGAGATGATGCCGGGGGATGTTGCTCCTGGAGGATACAGAGTCGCTACTTTAAAACAACTTGTGGCAGCACAGCTTTCAGACTCCATCCCTGACCCTGATCTAATAG AGCTGGTCCACTGTGGGAGGAAACTGAAAGATGACTTAACTCTGGATGCCTGTGGGATACAGCCGGGGTCCACCTTACACATCCTCAAAAAGACATGGCCTGAGCCAGAGAACAATTCAG agcCTGTGAACAGAGCGACAGCAGCCAGAGAATTCAGGGTGTTTCATGCTGCACTTCACTCTCTCAACTCTACCTACAGAGATTCA GTATATAAAATGCTGACGAATAAAGAGTCTTTGGATCAGATCATTGTGGCTACACCAGGGCTCCGATCAGACCCCGTCGCCTTAG GGGTACTCCAAGACAAAGATCTCTTTGTGCAGTTCACCGATCCTAGCATGCTGGACAT TTTGATCAGTTCACACCCAGCCCTCGTCAACGCCATCATCCTGGTCCTGCACTCTGTGGCTGGCAGTATGCCAGCCCAGTCCAATGCGGGTTCATCTCGCAATGTCTCAGCCAGTTCTTACAGTGACATGCCAG GAGGCTTCATGTTTGAGGGCATGTCTGATGATGAGGAAGATTTCCAGACT GGGAGCCCAGCAGGACCCTCAAGCAGAGCAGGAGGCTCAGGAGGAATGAGACCAGTGTCTTTAGGCCATAGCGGTGCAACAGGACCTCGCCCAATAACACAGAGTGAGCTAGCAACAGCTTTAGCCCTTGCTAGCACTCCTGACAGTAGTGCAGTCACTCCAACAACTTCAAGCCAG GCGGACCCCTCAAGTAGTGTGGCCCCCATGCCAGCAGGGACACCGGTCAGTAACGATCTCTTCAGCCAGGCTCTACAACAAGCTCTACAAGCCTCCAACATGTCTGCTCTGCAG GGCCGATGGCAGTCCCAGATGCAGCAGCTCAGGGACATGGGGATCCAGGATGAGGAGCTGATGTTGAGGGCGCTGCAGGCTACAGAAGGTGACATCCAGGCTGCCCTGGAGCTCATATTTGCTGGAGGCCCAGGACTCTGA